In the Vanessa atalanta chromosome 13, ilVanAtal1.2, whole genome shotgun sequence genome, ACAAGTGCGGCACCGACAGTGTCTTCAGCGCTGACTGCACCACTCGCGGCGCCGCTCGCCGCGCCTCTGGCTGCTCAGTTACCTGTgagtttatattcttattataatatatataaaaattaaacataacatttaatatctaaaaaattaatagttaagtataaaattataattattcctaTACTATTTATGCGATCAAGTATATTGcatatcttaataatttttttgtggaTACAGGGTCCAGTTCCAGCATTGGGCAGTTCTTTGGGATCATTAAACACCGGTCTAAGCTCTCTCGGAGGCCTGACGGGCCTCGCTGCGCCAACACCGACTGCGCCAACACCGGCCGCTACACATTTAGCGCATTCGCTAGCTCCAGTGCCGACTGTGCCCAGCATCAGCTCAAGCGCCAAGCCACCCGCGCACTGGGGGGTAACGTGAGTATACGCGCTGAAAAGTCTTAGTACCTACCATCCTACCTACCTAATTTAATTTACCAGatagattgttattttttataactacatTATTGCAGCAGTTGTATGACATAACAAattgatgtataatatattttaagtgctAACAGTATCGAAATTTACATAAGAACGCACTTTTACACACAGTTACTTTTCGCACAAtagttaatgtttatattttatcttccaGCAGGCCGTCGGCTGCGGATCGGTCGACCGGGTTCGCGCCTGCCCCGCCTTTGTTTGGCGCGCCTCTTGGTCCGCCTAACCCGAATCCTTTTTCAGCTGAGTCACTTTTTCAAACAAGTAAGTTGATTTTATTCCTATATCTACCgtagattattttttctatcagatttttgttttatatattttataagaaggcAAACAGAATGGTGATAAATGGTCATCATCggccatagacattagcactgctttaaatattaactattccttatatttatatcaacaatgcgctaccaacgctgggaattaagatgttgtTTCAGATAATTACACTGATTTACTCATATATTAAACGGAAACATAGTAATACAAAGTAGCTTTACTAAGTTATGAatagatggtacctacccagaaagcCTTACACAAAGCCTAATCAATAAGAATACTTGAAAAGAACATTCAGCCCGAGTATTATCACAAATGATGTTCTCTGAATATTTATTCTAACatgattaaaatttgtaatttaccaCATCGTCTAATGTTCAAGGTCCTGGCGCGGATTTATTACGTCGCGAGCTAGACAACCGGTTTCTGGCTGCGGCAGGAGCTGTCGGCGTTCGTACCGAGCTACATCACCACCAGCATCAACACACGCACGTGCACCAACACCCGCCGCCGTCGTCGCACGCGCCGCACGCCCCCCACGCACCGCACGCGCCGCACGCCCCCCACGCGCCGCACGCGCCTCACGCGCCTCATGCGCCGCCCGGACCACACCATCCCCATCAGCTCCTGGTACCGCATGCACCTTTAGTAAGTGCTATACTATTGACTTGAATTCAATATtctatcttaataaaaaaggaaacttcaggatgattaatatatatatatattagtaatgatCTTATCtttggtataattttttaatgttcataaattattcttatttcagTTCAAGGATGTTGGAAAGATGACATCACTGTATCGAACTGGTATCGGCCTGGGTTACCCATACTCATCGAGTCTTTTACACCCGACAGCGCCTTATGTGCCACCAGCACCGCTTACAACATATGCACCTAAGGTAAATACATTCACTTATGTTAATCAAACTACCTCTCTATCGATCTTTAGAACCTGTAaggtgtataaaatattcaattattatccATAGTTTTCTCAATTTGTATATGATATTGTTTATAGTTGTAACTGTACACATTAAACCTGTAGAATCtagtattatttctatatacgTTTAGTAGTCTATTATTATCATTCTACCATTTTGCTCTGCTTTTTCATTAgtgactattaatattatttaaaattctttggGGAAATATGGTTTTCTATATTCAATACTTTATCTCATATTTCTTGTATTGCTACCATCACTGCAAGCAAGCTTAACGCTTCCCTCTTTAGTTTGCTCTATCATCATTAACATTGCATCGCCTCATGTTAACAGCCCGTAGTGTCAGCAGCAAGCGACTCCGCCACTAAACCACCACCACGTCCTGCTGTTATGGTAGGTCTCCATTCGCACTATATTATATGCATGCaaatatttcttctttattttGCATGATTTTGTATAAAGACTAATTACTaagactttaaaaatgaattgttttctttattcaGAAAACTGGCAAATGGAACGCAATGCATGTGCGAATCGCCTGGGAAATCTACAACCATCAACAAAAGGAAAAGTCAGGAGGGGCTAGTGTATCTGTCAGTAACGCTGAAAAGGATAAACTTCGCGCATTCCCTACAccagcgccgccgccgccgccgaccTATCGCTCGCCTTACGAACTGCCCCCAGGCCCATACCTATCTCATCACGCACCCCTAGGTATCGTCCGGTACCCCGCGCGGCCGTCTCTCACATCCGCTTCTCTAGGAGCGCCCTCTGACCGACATTTGGGCGTTTCAGGGGTATCACCGTTCGGGCGGTACGGCGTCGGTGCCTATCCCGGCGCGCCCACTCCCTTTAGCCTCTCGGCGTACGGGCGCGAGCTCGCCCTCTCGTCCTCGCTCCACGGCGTGCACCACGGTCCGCCTATGGGCTCAATACACGATGCGTGGCGTGGAGTGCGGCCGCCAGTCTCCGCCGCTGCCGAAGTGCGTCGCGAACACGAGGAGCGCGAGCGTGCGCGACGCGAACGTGAAGAGCGTGAACGACGAGATCGCGAGGAACGAGAGCGACGAAAGGCCCGCGAACAACGTGAACGCGATCTCGAAAGAGTACGAACGCGTTCTCCTCTACGAAATGGAGTCTCGGAACCTTCTAAGGATGATCGCAAGGaaccgccgcgcccgccgccgacTCTACCTGCCTACCCTCCGCCACCCCACTGGGATCCTTATCGCGCCTTTGATCCATTACAACATATGAGGTTCGCACCGCTAGTCGAAGCGGCGATACGTGCAGAAGAAGACCGAGCAAAAATGTTAAGCGCTTACGCGCACCATCAACAGATGAAATCGAGCCCATTAATGCACCGAACCCTACCGGGCGGCCCACTTCCGCCATTAGGTGCGCATGCGCCGCTGGCCCCATTGGCACCTCTGGCCCCCTCGCTGGCCCCGCTGGCGCCGCTCGATCTGCTCAAAAAAGAGGAACCGCGATGATAGCGACCGCCCGCGACCCGCCGCTCCCCGTGTACATAGCGTAACTTAAATGACATCGCCGAGTGAGAGTACGACTAATTCGAAGTGTATCGTTTCACATTATCggtatagaaaattatttattgtaacgtCGCTTTCGAAAAAACGGTCGCTAGTCTCGCCAACCATCTGTCTCGGCACGTTTGACTCTTAGTGTAATATTAAATCGTAATGTAGCTGAGTGAAGTCGTTAAGAGGACGTGTCGGTCAGGAGCGATCGACGGCGAGGCGACCAGCGGCTAGCGGAGCAGATGAAACGAGCGATCGCTCAAGTGTCATGTGCAATATAGGACGAGAACAAGGGCGCCCGACGCGCCGGCCTGTACACTACTGCttgtttatttacatgaaaatatCTATCGAGTTGTTATTGTGACcattattagttaattatacattaaatcgCTGATTATGTGAAGGATAGGATTATCGGAATCGCtatcgatataattatacatatttatatatacctataaataaaatgtaaatattagttTGTAAATTAGTGTTAAAATATAGAATTGGTTTATTTAACGTCATACAAAGGAAAAAAtcccataaattattattctaccGGGAGTTTAATTTACACTTCCGTTAAAAATCTCATAATGGTTTTTCAATTGTACCAGTggtggattatttatttatttatattatactttcttTTTCTGTCTTCGAATAAGATTGATTACAATTTCGTTACATATTATAGCAGATGACATTTCTTCttaatgcatttaaaatatgtgatattattatattgtgaaaCATACATTTTGTCTGACTTTAAAGTAGTGTCTATTTGCAgctagataatatattaacagtaataaattaaatcatattatcgTGTTATCTACTTCCTAAACTTATTTTCATATTAGTTTCGAGGATAATATCAAGCTGACAATGCTTCCATCTAGTGTTTTatggtttatattaataaactctaCATGTGCCATTAAAATCTAATGTTAATGCACGTTAAGTCagacaaaattgaaattatgattattataaccTGTTTTAAGGCACATTATTAATGATTGTGTTCTCATGATTTCATGAAGGGTAACTCGGAAAAGTGTATTATAGTTTATACAAAAATCATTCTGTATACTAAAAGTAAATGAAAGCTTGGTGCGATTCAGAAAATACCATTAaaacttttgatttttataccaacatgactttatttatgcctcttataattatttaaatatattttaatttaaaattgttctgAAAACTACAATTTAAGTGaacaaatttcatataaatatatctaacaaCTAATTTTCAAATAGTGAAAtggataataattactttattttactagTGTTGTTTGCGAGTTCagcaaagttataaaaaaacaaaattaaaaattactttagtaACTTGGTTTTATTGATTTGTTCACTATTATACGGAAATGTTCAAACTAATAATGTTGACAtgtcatttttgttattataaaaaaggtaattttatttattcttattaatttcctATTGGAATTTACTGTAACAGATCCCTTTATTTATTACTGGTTAATTTTGATAAACGTCTACGTTTTCAGCTAAGTATAGTTTTGTAGTCGGCTATACCCGACGAACgtgtatatattcataaaaatactttctcCTTAAATCTTggtaaaaaattatgataacttGACTCAAAGAACAATTGCATCCGGGAATATAGTTCCATATTGAGGGTCCATCttctttttaaagatattatatctttaaaatgaaacaaaaaagaaCTCTGCCACGTGAAATCATCCTTTTTAAGATATAGAAAGTAGGAtaacgaaattaatatttttcaactcCTTTACTTTTCCAGAAACTATGTATTTAAATCGAACTTTCGGAACAACAGCCGAATCCCATTTCATAATAACATTGAATACTAAATTAAGTTTTCAGTCAATTATTTTCGGGGGGTAGCATGACTTcgtgcttttttatattaatactataacaattaatatccAAATTATGGTTCAAGATAACTTATAGAGTTCGAATTGTTAGTTACTCttgatctttataatattataaataatatatttaaataaagtcttAGATTGAGTATTGTTGCGTGGAAAAAATACTTGATAACTTAcccaattacaaaataaatttattgtaacaat is a window encoding:
- the LOC125068145 gene encoding proline-rich protein 36 isoform X7; the protein is MDDASDAGSLFRVTGAGGGGGGKNELVARGGSGGALALSRAPVGGSASPAPAPLPQPAPSPAPAALPPPALPPPPFRADTPHRPNGAHIPAIDGHAATQIPARPVGAAGPDTPERPASNNKLQPGARAAADSPTPAPPAPPAPSPLFPSHTAYQAHAAAALPDYRHTNHETRTEQPSAEQPHAPLDLHAHHAAPRPPHMASPATPASHPSLPTRVPHTQSHPVMPGHDVRNASPASQTLPSVPTSFPNRIVSNGVPQSISSQLPTASTPSSLPSQTQTGRSMSPSLASRPYPTPSIASSHVNSSLSSSIHSHSIPYQGQSSLQKHSVQPVYASRSSHHTAFSVANHISSNHMSSSTSNPPTATHFSHPLISHSIMSHQNNMQMNNTNPLSTSAPNHMSSPLISSATTTSTMSSFTPSLKHSGLSMPPHAAPLAPAVSLHQPMNHIDPSPTSNAPAILTPASSSSSVSHPLAPPMVDSRQLPVASEVPSRSESFAISSAMATNGYPPPAVYTGGSYPTLYAPYAPTLQHSPYLPPSAASPRNSADTRTSLSASPLVAPKTPKGLRPHTPGSLGAAGSHAPLSYSPRGHSPNRERESFSSNISSLSRSTPATGGTSAAPTVSSALTAPLAAPLAAPLAAQLPGPVPALGSSLGSLNTGLSSLGGLTGLAAPTPTAPTPAATHLAHSLAPVPTVPSISSSAKPPAHWGVTRPSAADRSTGFAPAPPLFGAPLGPPNPNPFSAESLFQTSPGADLLRRELDNRFLAAAGAVGVRTELHHHQHQHTHVHQHPPPSSHAPHAPHAPHAPHAPHAPHAPHAPHAPPGPHHPHQLLVPHAPLFKDVGKMTSLYRTGIGLGYPYSSSLLHPTAPYVPPAPLTTYAPKPVVSAASDSATKPPPRPAVMKTGKWNAMHVRIAWEIYNHQQKEKSGGASVSVSNAEKDKLRAFPTPAPPPPPTYRSPYELPPGPYLSHHAPLGIVRYPARPSLTSASLGAPSDRHLGVSGVSPFGRYGVGAYPGAPTPFSLSAYGRELALSSSLHGVHHGPPMGSIHDAWRGVRPPVSAAAEVRREHEERERARREREERERRDREERERRKAREQRERDLERVRTRSPLRNGVSEPSKDDRKEPPRPPPTLPAYPPPPHWDPYRAFDPLQHMRFAPLVEAAIRAEEDRAKMLSAYAHHQQMKSSPLMHRTLPGGPLPPLGAHAPLAPLAPLAPSLAPLAPLDLLKKEEPR